A window of Citrus sinensis cultivar Valencia sweet orange chromosome 7, DVS_A1.0, whole genome shotgun sequence contains these coding sequences:
- the LOC102618457 gene encoding probable nucleoside diphosphate kinase 5 isoform X2, whose amino-acid sequence MILRVVGLFILACISSPCRSLSNGSVEKEKTLAMIKPDGLSGNYTDEIKKVILESGFSILRERVVRLDEDGAKTFYAEHSSRSFFSSLIKYMTSGPVLAMVLEKENAITDWRALIGPTDAKKAKISHPHSIRAMCGLDSEKNCVHGSDSPESAQREMSFFFQEMSSG is encoded by the exons ATGATTCTTCGTGTTGTTGGGCTCTTCATTTTGGCCTGCATCTCTTCTCCCTGCAG GTCTTTGAGCAATGGAAGTGTGGAAAAGGAGAAAACATTGGCTATGATAAAGCCTGATGGATTGTCTGGTAACTACACTGATGAAATCAAAAAGGTGATTCTGGAGTCTGGTTTCAGTATTTTGAGGGAAAGAGTGGTTCGACTTGATGAGGATGGGGCGAAAACCTTTTACGCTGAGCACTCTTCAAGGAGCTTTTTTTCTAGTCTTATCAAGTACATGACGAG TGGTCCAGTTTTAGCTATGGTTTTGGAGAAGGAAAATGCCATTACTGATTGGCGTGCTTTGATTGGACCAACTGATGCAAAAAAGGCTAAAATTTCTCATCCACACAG CATTAGGGCGATGTGCGGCCTGGATTCAGAAAAGAATTGTGTTCATGGTTCTGACTCTCCTGAATCAGCCCAAAGAGagatgtcatttttctttcaagaGATGTCTTCAGGTTAA
- the LOC102618457 gene encoding probable nucleoside diphosphate kinase 5 isoform X1 yields the protein MILRVVGLFILACISSPCRSLSNGSVEKEKTLAMIKPDGLSGNYTDEIKKVILESGFSILRERVVRLDEDGAKTFYAEHSSRSFFSSLIKYMTSGPVLAMVLEKENAITDWRALIGPTDAKKAKISHPHSIRAMCGLDSEKNCVHGSDSPESAQREMSFFFQEMSSDEVTRHDEL from the exons ATGATTCTTCGTGTTGTTGGGCTCTTCATTTTGGCCTGCATCTCTTCTCCCTGCAG GTCTTTGAGCAATGGAAGTGTGGAAAAGGAGAAAACATTGGCTATGATAAAGCCTGATGGATTGTCTGGTAACTACACTGATGAAATCAAAAAGGTGATTCTGGAGTCTGGTTTCAGTATTTTGAGGGAAAGAGTGGTTCGACTTGATGAGGATGGGGCGAAAACCTTTTACGCTGAGCACTCTTCAAGGAGCTTTTTTTCTAGTCTTATCAAGTACATGACGAG TGGTCCAGTTTTAGCTATGGTTTTGGAGAAGGAAAATGCCATTACTGATTGGCGTGCTTTGATTGGACCAACTGATGCAAAAAAGGCTAAAATTTCTCATCCACACAG CATTAGGGCGATGTGCGGCCTGGATTCAGAAAAGAATTGTGTTCATGGTTCTGACTCTCCTGAATCAGCCCAAAGAGagatgtcatttttctttcaagaGATGTCTTCAG ATGAGGTTACAAGACACGATGAACTGTAG